The sequence CGCACGACAATCCCGGTTTTCAGTACCTGTCCACCTCCTGCGTCATCAATACGCTGCTGTCCCCGGAGCTAGATCCGCTGCCGTACGGGGAGGCACCATGCAGCACCCTTTACGCTGCCAGGCCGAATGTCCGCCGAGTCGGCGCCGAGAGTTGGGTCCGCAACCGGGCGGCCTGTCCGTACTGGGAGGAATGCCCAAGACAGCACAGCGCGCGAGCGCTCGTTGAGGCTCGCATCTGGGTCACAACGCCGGCGGGCCTGATCCAGGCGTCGGTGCCCCGGCCGCAGAACGGGGAACGCGTCCGCTACCTCGAACTCGCTTGTCGGCGCAGCGACTTGGTGATCGTGGACGAGGCCGATCGGGTTCAGATGCAGCTCGATCAGATGTTTGCACCGTCCGTAACCCTCGTGGGTACAGCGGGCAGTGGCCGCTCCCTGCTCGACGAGTTGAACACGCACCGGATCCAGGAACTCGCTGCTGCCGGGCGGAGGCAGCTGTCTGTTCGCGCTGTTGCCGACTGGACCGCTGCGGTCAATGTGGTCGTTACCGCCACCGACCGGCTTTATGCAATGTTGGTCGGCAGCCGTGAAATGCGTGACTGGGTCAGGATCGGCCACTTCAACGCATGGTCACTTCAGCTGCGGCTGATCGACGAGCAGTACCCGGACAAGGATCAGGGCCTTGAGGCTCGCAGAAGACTCACCGAAATGCTGGACGCGTTCCGGGACGACCCGCTGGGTGACGAACGAGATCCGGGTACCGATACGGATCTGATCCGGCTGGCCGAGGAGCTATTGCACACCGGCCGCCCACGTCGGACGCGCGCTCGCCTCCGTTCTCTCGTGACCGAGCTGTTCCGCCTCGGCTCAGAGCGGACCGGGGCGGAATCCCCGTCCGCCGAGGGTGACGATGACGATTCCGTGTCTCTGCGAGAACAACTGGACCGAGTTTGTCCCCGATTTGAATTCACCCTTCTACTGGCCGTCCTGGAGCGAAAGCTTTCCATGGTCAATGCCATGTGGCCACGGGTGCAGGCCGTACTTCGTCTCGAGTTCAACCAGATGTACCGAGGCCCTGACGACTACCGTCCGATCATCCCCGAATCTCCCATGGGCAACGTGGTCGGCTTTCAATTCGTTGTCAATGGCCCCGACCGAGATGGAGTGCAGACGGGGGAACTGCGATTCTTCCGCTGTATCGGGGTCGGGCGTGAGCTCCTACGCGCCATGCCGGGTCTTGCTGAAATCGACGGCCGCCCGCCCACCAACGTCCTGCTGATGTCGGGCAGCAGTTGGGCAGGTACATCGAGTCGCTATCACATTGCGGTCCCCGTTGGTGTCATCCTGCGGCCACGACCGGATCCGGCGGTCACGGATCTCGGCGCATCGCCGTCTGACCCCAAACGGCTGGACATCACCGACACTGCGATGCGCTTCGAGTTCTTCCACGTCGGTAACGAACCTCTCGCGGTCTCGGGTAGCCGGCCCGGCGAGCGTGAGCAGGTACTGCGGCGGATAGCCCGCCGGCTCGGCGAGTCGATGGACGGCGAAGAGAGCCGACTGGAGCAGGAGTTGGGTTCCCTCCCGGAGGAACGGCGGCGAATTCTGCTGCTTGTCGGTAGCTATCACGAGACGGCGGTCGTCGCCGACGAACTGCACCAGATCAGTGAACGATGGCGGAACGGCAAGGTTGTACGACTTGTGCCCGATCACGACGACACCATGGAGATCGACCCCGAGGACGATCGCCATGCCCCGATCCTGCGCCGCGGCGATGTTGACGTACTGGAGCAGAGCGGAGCGGACATCCTGGTCGCGCCGCTGCTTGCGGTCGAACGGGGGCACAACATCCTGAACGTGCACCAGCAGGCTGCGATCGGAACGGCCTACTTCCTCGTTCGGCCGAATCCCCGGCCGGACGACATCTTCCTGGCCGTCCACGCGGTCAACGACTGGATCGTGCGGTCCATGGACAAGGGCGCATTCACGAGTTGGGTACGCGGCGAAGACAGTCTCGACCGAGCTGCCCGGAAGGTTCGTCAGTTGGCACGCTCAAAGTGGTACGCCGTCCTCGCCCGTTCGCTTGCTTGGAGCCGGCTGCGCGAGGACCGGGACAGCGTTACCTGGGACTTGTTGGTTCTCATGTGGCAGGTTATCGGGCGCTTGGTACGCGGCGACGTGCCCGCCCGGGTCGTTTTCGTCGACGCAGCATTCGCGCCCGGGCGTGCCGGAATCCCCGGTCAACCTGACACGAGAGAGACGAGCCTGCTGAGCAGTGTCCTGCACGTGCTGCGGCCGTACTTCACCGAGGGCTCGACCGTGTCGGACCATGACCGATTCATCGTCGACTCCCTCTACCGGCCGCTTTGGCTTGCACTCTCCCGATGCATCGAGCAATCCCCGGAAAGGAACTGAGGTGTACCAACTGCTCCGTCCCACCGCTTACGAACCCGACCCGGATTTCGCTCCGTGGGAGGAGGACCTCCACGTCATCGCCTTCAGCGAGCAGTGGCGCACCCAACTGCTGCAGCTCGACCGCCTGCGACACCCGAAGCGCGACCGACCCTTCACTCCGCATGTCAAACAGCTCAACGCGTTGTTGCGCGCGATGGCACCAGGTGTCGTGGCTACCGGCCGTCACGCAGGCACCAACTCGGAAGTTCCTTGGATCTATGCTTTGTCACCAGTCCCCGAAGATGTCGTCGCACCCCTGGTGACCGCGTGGGTACTCGGCGGATACGCCGATGAGGAGCGGGCTATCGAGGTGCTCGGAGCCATGTACGACACGGTGCCCGCGTGGACCACCGATCGCGTGCAACTCGGAAGCGCCGCGCTGTCATCGGGCGGCACTGCCGTTCCGGAGCGTCGGCTGTATTCTCTGGTGCCCGATGTCCTCGCGGCCCGGCTTGCCGCGCGTCGATACCGGCCGGCCGGCCTCGATCGGGACATCCGATTCCGCGTGGTCGACCGTGATCAGGGCACCCAACTAGTGTCTTGGCCACCCCAGCGGTATGCGGCCAAAGGGCGGGAATGGTTCTACTCTGCGTCTATCACGATCACCCTACATACCGCTCCGTTTCGCCCCGGCTACCGTGTCCATGTCGAAAGCGGCATCCGGAGATGGACGACCAATTCCGCGATCGACGTGTTCGGCAGCCAACCGGTCGGCGTGATGCTTGATGTGCCCCTGCCGTGGGCAGAGGCGACCAACATGCGTGCTGCGCGCCTGATCACGCATCAGATCGGCTACCGGCGGGACCTGCGCCGCGTGGATTGGCTCCGGTACAGCCCGGCCCATTTACTGCCCGACCTTGACATCATGCGGACATTCCCGGACGCGATGGACATCATTCGGGAGCCGCGCACCTGGTTGGAGGGACGAGATGCGGTTGCCGCGGGTGTCATTCACCGCAACGGTAGAACTGATCATGAGGTCGAGGCCGGCTTCTTCCCCGGCGAGCGCGCGTTGCTCGACGGATGGGTCGAGGAGGGACTTCGGCCTCTGCTGCGCCGGGCACCGGATCTCGAACGTACCCTCGAGACACACAAGCCGCAGCTGTTCAAAAAACCACCTAAGTCTGCGGATTCTGAGGTGCAGACTGCGGCGACCCAGACGATCGCGGCCGCCAGGCGAGAGGCGCTAGCCGCGTGTTTGGCCGGCAAGCCGCTGAATATCGACATCCTGTGGCAATTCTCGACAACCCGTAAGCAGTTGCTTGCCGCGTTAGCCGATGTGCTCGGCTTCCCTGCCAGAACCGATCATGACCAGCATGATCAGGAGTGGCATTTCCGTGGCCTGCACATCCGGATCCGATCGGCGGAACTCGGTAAGCTCGGTGCCGCACTCGACCTGTCCAGGCGAGGTGGTCTGACCGCGGCAGCGACCCTCGGTGAAGGAATCAGGGCACGCCAGGCAGCGGTAGCGGAGCGCTTCGAGTCAAATCCGGACGGCACGAGTATCACCTTTGCCGAGATCAATCCCAAAAAGCTATATCCCGACGATTCGGATCCGAAGTTTGCGCTGCGGCTCGGATTCGCAGCCACCGGCCGGCTCACGAAATTCCTCGTCGCGGAGAAAACGGCCGGCGAGATCCCGCCGGACAAGCTCCGTTGGACCGTCCTGGACGGGCTGCGCCAACTCGGAGCGGTCACGGTTCCCGATCGAAGAGTCGGAGCCGCGATCCCCGAGGACTTGCAGTACGTTGCGCTCTGGGTGGTGCGACGTCGACGCGGTGGCCCCACTCGTACCGCCGGAGAGCAGCTCGTCGCGGTACGGATGCGCCCCGGTGATGATCCGCACCCGATCACCGGATGGGACGAGGACAGGAAGGATTGGGTGCCGTACCCGCAGTTGCTGCTCAAGCTGGCAAGGCAGGTCGAAGTCGTTGCGGCCGACGACGACAATCGACATGGGCACCAAGAGCGGACGCCGCAGGAGCAGCGCGAGGATATTGAAAGACACATTCGGAACATCCTTTTCCGGATCAGGGCCGAACCGACGCTCCTGCTCGGCAACGCCGCAAATCTTCGAAGCTCCTGGCAGTGGCTGAGCAACGGCTCCCTCACCATCGATCAGCTCGGATTCGGCGGAGACGAACCGCAGCGTGTCGCGGTCTACGGCCCCGATCTGCGTTTCGTCCTGACACGCGACAGCGCTGGTCGTGGCGAGGTGCCGCAGTGGTATGCGCCAAGTCACGGCGAGCGTTCAGCGGGCTTGACGACGGGCTTGTGGAGGGAGACTGACGGATTGGCCGACAATAGGGTCTTCGTGAGCCTCACTGATAAGCCGCACACCGCCAAGCAGCCCAACGGCACGATGAAACTCGGGCCGCATCCGGACTGGCCGAAAGGGCCGTCCGTGCATGCTTGGAATCCGCAGTACCTGGAATTACTTGTGGTGGGCTGCCTGTCCGAAAAGGCGCTCGCCGATGCAGGTCGAGATGGCATCGAACCGGATCAGCCGTCGTCCTGGGCCGCTGTAGCGCACCAGCTGCGTTTCCATGACGACTATGTCCCGCTGGCGCGTCCGCTGCCTATGCACCTGGCCAAACTGGCTGAGGACTATGTTCTGCCGGTTCCTCCAGAGGAGGCAGAAGGCTGAGCATTCCTAACCTCGGTGGAGCGGGTTGCGACGTGGCGTAGGATGAGATGGCCCGCATAATCGCGGTCGTCAAGGACAAGCTGTGCGTCGCTTGGACAAGATTCTCCACGTCTTCGAGGTCGCGAACGCACTCACCGCGGCGAGGGTCGCCGGTCCTTTCGCCATCATCGTGGCGCTGTCGTCCAAGTACGACAGCTGGTTGCCGGTCAGTGGTTAGAAGAAGGCAGCCGTTGCGGTCGTCGATGGTTAGGTCGGGTGTACATCGGTGTGTCAGTTCAGGCTGGGTGACCCGGGCGCCTTCCACCGTGGTCAGGGTCGGCCTGTGGAGCGCTGAAATGTCGAGTGTCCCGCGCACCGAAATTCCGGCCAGGTTTACGAAGGTTCGGGGACGGCGGGCGGCCAGAGTGAAGTTGCCCCGGAACTTGGTGCCGGCGAAGGAGGCAGCTGCCGTCATGTCGGCGAAGCGAAGGTCCGCGTCTGCCATGAATACCGTCCCGTCGAAGACGACGGTACGGACCCTTACGTTGTCAAATGCAGCGCCCGTCGCGAAGGTAACCCGCGTGCACTCCATGCTGCCGTTGATATCGGCCATTGTGAAGTTGGCCTGGCCGTTGAAGCGCGCGCCAGTCAGGTCGAGTCTGGCACTGAACTCGGTCAGCATGAACGACGTGGCGCCCTCGAAGGTCGTTCCCACGAAACGACCCGTCCTGAACAGGCAGGATGTGAGGTCCAGGTCGTACACGGTCGCTCCGCTTAGATCGATGGAGAGGTCCAGCCAGTGCAGGTCGCCGGGATGTGACAGCTTGTCCCGCAGGACGGTGATGACGGCACGAGCTGTCGCCCCGGCGGGATGTCCGCTCTGGGTGGGAGTGCCCTGCCCACGAAGCTCGACACCCGCGTCGGCACCATCGACGTCGCCATCCCGAAACTGCGCTCCGGCTCCTACTTCCCGGAATGGCTGCTCGAACGCCGCAAGCGGGCCGAGGCCGCCCTGGTCAGCGTGGTCGGGACCTGCTACCTGCTCGGCGTCTCCACCCGCCGGATGGACAAACTCGTGCAATCACTGGGGATCACGTCATTGTCGAAGTCGCAGGTGTCACGGATGGCCGCCGACCTCGACGAACAAGTCTACGCGTTCCGGACCCGGCCCTGCACGAGTCCGGGCCGTTCACCTTCGTCGCCGCCGACACCCTGACCATGAAAGTCCGGGACAGGGCCGCGTCGTCAACGCCGTCGTACTCGTCGCGACCGGCGTCAACGCCGACGGGCACCGCGAGGTTCTGGGCGTCAAGGTCGCCACCAGCAAAACCAAACAGGCCTGGAACGCGTTCTTCGCCGACCTGGTCGCCCGCGGCCTCACCGGTGTCCTGCTCGTGACCTCCGACGCGCACGCCGGCCTGGTCGACGCGATCGCAGCCAACCTGCCCGGCGCCGGCTGGCAGAGATGCCGCACGCGCTGGAGCTGTATCAAATCAAGTTGGCGTGTCGCCGCTGCTTGCGTCCCGCAGCACTGTCGCGGAGCGGTAGCGGATATCGGCGGGTGTGGGTTGGAGGCCGGCTTGGTCAAGCAGTGGTCGGATGTCGATGAGGATGCTGCCGATGGTCCGGGGGCCGACCTTGAACAGGTCGGCCAGGACTTGCCGGGTGCAGACTCGTCGCTGGTAGAGGATCGCGGCGAGGACCCGCTCGGGGTCGGTGAGTTTCTGCTTGAACACGCCGCCGCGGGTGCCGGGCAGGGGATTCCGGCCGCGACGGTGGTAGCGGCGATGTTCGACCTGGGCGTTGTGCGGTAGTCGGAGTCGGTCCAGCAGGGCGGTCAGCTGTGGGCGGGTCATCCCGGTCAGCCGGGGATCTGTCAGTAGATCGAGCAGTACCTCGGCGGGAATCGGCGGGGTACTGCCGTCCAGGAAGTCGAGGAGCTGCGAAACGCTGTTGCAGCGTAGCTTCGTTGGGATGACGGCATATTTGTGCTGTTCCAGCAGGGTGCGGGTGTCGGCGATGGCGTTGCCGATCGAGGTCGGGTTGACGGCCAATAGCTCGGCGAGGACCTTCTGGGAGCAGATCTGCCGGAGATAGATCAGGGTGACCAGGACGCGGTCGGCTGCGGTCAGCAACATGGTGGCTCCGGCTCCGGGTGCTCGTTGGCGAGGGCCGCCGCGCTGGTGGTAGCAGCGTTGTTGGATCTGGGCGGCTTGGTCGCAGGTGAGTCGGTTGGCCAGCTGGTCGAGATCATCGCGACTCATGCCGGTCAGCCTCGGGTCTGCCAGTGACTGCAGGTGATGGGTTCGGGTCTGCAATGCGGCGGCGCTGTCGGCGGCGGGTGCAGTGGCCGTGTCGGGGGCGGGTGGTCCGATGGTGTAGTTCCAAGCACCGTGCCAGGCATGAGCGGTGATCGGCAGGGCCTGGAGTTGGGCGGCGGTGATCGAAATACCGAGCGGATAGCCACGCGTGTCGAGGCTGGCGTTGATCCGCAGTCCGGTGCGGCTGGTCGTGGCGGCGATCGTCTGCACGACGACTTCGTGGCTGGTCAGGGGTCGGCCGCGCCAGTTCATGGTGATGTGGCTGAATAGCCGGTGCTCGATATTATTCCACTTGGAGGTGCCGGGTGGGAAGTGGCAGACCGTGATGGTCAAGCCGGTCTCGGCGGCCAGGGTGGCGAGTTCGGCTTTCCAGAGCCGGAAGCGGTAGCAGTTGGATCCTCCCGCATCGGCGGTGATCAGCAGCCGGGTGGCGTGCGGATAGTCCAGGCGGCCGCGGCCCTGCCACCAGCGGCGGATCGAGGCGACCGGGAACGCCGCGGTGTCGTGATCGACGCCGACGTTGACCCAGCCGGTGTCCTTGGCCAGGTCATAGACGCCATAGGGCAGAGCGTGCTCAACCTGCGGGCCGGCGAAGAAGCTGTGGTCGACGACCTCGACCGGATCACCGCGAGGACGCCATTCCCTGCCGCCAGCCGGGAGCAGGCCCAAGTGCTCCTTCTTCTTCGCATCCACGCTGATCACCGGTTCGCCGGCCTGCTGATGATCCTTGACCTGCTTGTTCACATAGCCGAACTGGGTGTCGCGGTCGGGATGTTGCTTGCCTTCAAGGGTTTTGGCGTTGGCCTGCAAGCTGAAGCCGTTGCGGTGTAACAGCCCCCCACTGTCGCCGCCGAGATCGGATGTCCCTGCTTGGTCAACTCGTCGGCCAAGTGGCGTAACGACTTCGTGGTCCACCGCAACGGCGACATCGGATCCCCACGCTCGTCCGGCTCGACCAACGCTAACAAGGTCGGCAAGAGCAAGGCGTCGTGCTCGGTCAGCGGCTTGCGACCGCCGCCCGCCCGACGGACCCGGCCTGGCGGCAGGGGGTCTTCGCCGGCTTCCAGCTCGAAGACACCGCCCGCACGGTGGTCTCGCTCACGCCGGCTGCTCGGGCAACGGCCCGGACTCCGCCGTGGCCGAGAAGCCGCGCTTCGACGGCTAATGACAGTCGCCGCTGTCGCTCGTTGAGGTGCGGACCCAGCGCCTCGTGACGCGCAACGATTTTCCCCAGCACTTCTGCACCGACTGCCATACAAGACCAACGATGGATCGTTTCCATCTCCACGGCTTGTTTCGATATAGCTCCACTTCGCCGCGAACTTCATGAGCGTGTGCCCGAAATCGGCGTGACCGGCGGTCAAGACCATGCTGCACTCGGTCTACGACCAGCCCGACCCGCAATCAGTGCACGCCCAGTTCGACAAATTCCTCGACACCACCGCCGTCAGCCTGCCGAAAGTGGCCGCCTACCTCGACGCCGCCCGCGCCGACCTGCTCACCTTCACCGGCTTCCCGCAGCAGATCTGGCGCCAGATCTGGTCGAATTGTGAGGATCAACCCCAACGAACACCTGAATAAGGAGATCCGCCGCCGCACCGACGTCGTCGGCATCTTCCCCGACCGCGACGCCGTCACCCGCCTCGTCGGCGCCGTCCTGGCCGAACAACACGACGAATGGACCGAAGGCCGCCGCTACTTCGCCCTCGACATCCTCGACCGCGCCCGCAAAACCCCCGCCACCGGCCCCGGCCAACCCGAACTGGAAACCGCCAGCAAGCTCTAACCAGCACAACTCGAACGATCAGCCGTTACACCACTGCCGGGGACTTGACCGTGCTGGCCGCTTGCTTCTGCTCCTGGCGGTACGATCGATATAGGATTCTGCCCGCCTGCCGGGCATGCTATGAGAGGTACAGGACTGTGGCTGAGCTGACCGAGCCGGGGCCTGGCGCGCCGCGCGGCTCACGGTACGCAGATCAGCGGCCGTACGTCGTCATCGAGGAATTCGGTGAACTGGACGGGCCGATCACGGGTCAGGTCGTGCTCAGCCGACGGCTCGACTGGTCCGGGCGTGCGCGATACGACCTCGACAACCCGCGCCGACTCGCCAGCATGTACGAAACCGTTCTGCGCGAGGCGACAACCGCCGAGGATCTTCAGCTCTGGCTGAGCGGTCCAACGCTCCTGCGCCTTTGGAGCAGCCTGGTCCTTCCGCCGCAGGTGCGACTCGCTTGGGAGGCGAAGCATCCGGTGCTCGCCGCAGTCCGCAGGGCCGCCGCGTAGTGCCACACGAGACAGAGCCGCTGCACCTCGTGCTCGCCGAGATCGGTCTACGGGCGGGCGGTCCGTTTGGTTTCGCCCTGGCCGGAGGTCATGCCGTCGCTGCGCACGGCATCATCGACAGGCCGAGTGAGGACGTCGACCTTTTCGCCGACTGGCAACGGCGTGCTGATTTTCCTACGGCTGTTGATGCGGTCATCGCCGCCTTCGAAAGCGAGGGGTTCGGTGTTGTGGTCGATCTCCGCTTAGAGACATTTGCCCGGCTGCACGTTAGTCAGGCCGCCGATCCGGGCCAGCAACATCGAGTCGAACTTGTTGCCAACTGGCGCGCTCAGCCGCCCGTTGAGATGCAGATCGGTCCGGTCCTGCACCCCGATGACGTGATGGCGGGCAAGATGGACGCCTTGTACAACCGGGCCGCCGCGCGGGATTTCATCGACATCGACGCCGCTATAACTCGGGGCCGGTATACGCCGAAGCAGCTGTGCAACCTGGCGTCGGAGGCCGACGCCGGATTCGATCGGCAGTATTTCGCGCAGATGCTCGGTGCGATCAACCGTTTCGACGATCAAGACTTCATCGACTACGGGCTCGAACCCGACCAAGTTGCGGCGATGCGCGAACGTTTCCGGACCTGGCAGGCCGAACTGCAGACCTCGCCGCAGTGACCGAAGCAGGGGGTCTAATCGGCTCAGCTGATGGCGATCGTGCTGGTTGTTGTTGATCGCTGCTGGATGGATTTGAATCGCACTGCGTCGATGGACGAGTTCGCGGAGGTGGGCTGAACGCGCTGATGGCCACGCCGACGTTCTGGGCAAATCCTGGGCGAGGAGTGCTGCGAGCGACGTTTTAGCAGCTCAGGCCATATGTGGTCCAAGATCACCCAGATCTACGAGGGCACGAACCAGGTGCAGCGAATCGTCATGGCCCGGCAGCTCCTGAAGGGCTAGAAACAGCCCCGGGCGATGTGCCTGACCCGTCGGCACACCGCCCGGGGCTGGATCGCACTATCGGCGGTACCAGGTGCGGGTGCCGGTGTACGCGATGTTGCCGAGCTTGTCGTACGCGCAGACCCGTACCTTCATGGTTTTCTTCTGCTTGTCGGTGTTGACGCGCAGCACGTAGCCGGCGGTCTTGTCCGTCGCGACCACCTTGCCGTTCACGCTCAGCTCGATCCGTGCGATGCCGGAGGCGTCCGACGCCTTCACCGTGACCTGGACGGTGCCCTTGACCTTCGCCTTGTCGCCCGGCGCCTTGGTGATCGAGAGCGAGGGCGCCTTGTTGTCGGCGATCACGGTCCGGGTGTAGCTGCGGGTGTTGCCGAGCCGGTCGGTCAGCTTCCAGACGAGCTTGACGTTGCCGCTGCTCTGACCGGTGGCGACCTTCTTCGAGTATCCGGCGCCGAGGTATTTCCCGTTCGCCCACAGTTCGGCCTTGGCCACGCCGGAGGCGTCGTTCACCGCGGTGAGCGAGGTGGTGAAGGTGCCACGGACGCGGGTGTTCTGCTTCGGGTTCACGGTCGCGGCCGGGCCGTCGTTGTCGACCACCACGGTCTGGGTGAACCGGCTGCGGTAGCCGTCCTTGTCGGTGGCTTCCACCACGAGCCGGCCGCCGCTCGGTGCCACGGTGGCGGACCAATCGCTGCCCGCCCGCTTCATCGCTACGCCGTTGACCTCGGCGGAGGCGACGTCGGCCGCACCGCGGAAGACGACCTCGACCGAGCCCCGGACGCGCGCGCCGGCCGCCGGAGACACGATGCTGCCCGCCGGACCGGCCGTGTCGACCCGGACCGTCGTGGTCGCACTGCTGCTCCTACCGGCGACGTCGACCGCCCGGAGGGTGAGGGCGATCCGGCCGTTGAAGTTCTCCGGAGGCGACCAGTTCATGCTCTGCCAGGGGTTCCACCGCGTCGCGACCTTGTCCCCGCCGACGTAGAGCTCCATGCGGGTGACGGCGGTGTCGTCGACGGCCGAGGGCCGGAACGACATCACGTCGGTGATCAACTGGTCGGTGGTGAGGCCGGTCGAGGTGATCTCCGGGTCCGCGGAGTCCTGGCCGGTCAGCGAGTACACCGCGGTCCCCGCGTTCAGCAGCGGCAGGCTGACGCCGTCGGTCGTGGTGGTGTCGGTGATCGCCTTGCGCACCTCGGCGGCCGTGACTCCGGGCCTGGAGGCGAACGCCAGGGCGACGGTGCCGGCCACCACCGCGGTCGAGCCCTCCACGCCCGCGAGCACCTTCGACTCGTTGTT is a genomic window of Actinoplanes teichomyceticus ATCC 31121 containing:
- a CDS encoding pPIWI_RE module domain-containing protein — translated: MYQLLRPTAYEPDPDFAPWEEDLHVIAFSEQWRTQLLQLDRLRHPKRDRPFTPHVKQLNALLRAMAPGVVATGRHAGTNSEVPWIYALSPVPEDVVAPLVTAWVLGGYADEERAIEVLGAMYDTVPAWTTDRVQLGSAALSSGGTAVPERRLYSLVPDVLAARLAARRYRPAGLDRDIRFRVVDRDQGTQLVSWPPQRYAAKGREWFYSASITITLHTAPFRPGYRVHVESGIRRWTTNSAIDVFGSQPVGVMLDVPLPWAEATNMRAARLITHQIGYRRDLRRVDWLRYSPAHLLPDLDIMRTFPDAMDIIREPRTWLEGRDAVAAGVIHRNGRTDHEVEAGFFPGERALLDGWVEEGLRPLLRRAPDLERTLETHKPQLFKKPPKSADSEVQTAATQTIAAARREALAACLAGKPLNIDILWQFSTTRKQLLAALADVLGFPARTDHDQHDQEWHFRGLHIRIRSAELGKLGAALDLSRRGGLTAAATLGEGIRARQAAVAERFESNPDGTSITFAEINPKKLYPDDSDPKFALRLGFAATGRLTKFLVAEKTAGEIPPDKLRWTVLDGLRQLGAVTVPDRRVGAAIPEDLQYVALWVVRRRRGGPTRTAGEQLVAVRMRPGDDPHPITGWDEDRKDWVPYPQLLLKLARQVEVVAADDDNRHGHQERTPQEQREDIERHIRNILFRIRAEPTLLLGNAANLRSSWQWLSNGSLTIDQLGFGGDEPQRVAVYGPDLRFVLTRDSAGRGEVPQWYAPSHGERSAGLTTGLWRETDGLADNRVFVSLTDKPHTAKQPNGTMKLGPHPDWPKGPSVHAWNPQYLELLVVGCLSEKALADAGRDGIEPDQPSSWAAVAHQLRFHDDYVPLARPLPMHLAKLAEDYVLPVPPEEAEG
- a CDS encoding pentapeptide repeat-containing protein; translation: MYDLDLTSCLFRTGRFVGTTFEGATSFMLTEFSARLDLTGARFNGQANFTMADINGSMECTRVTFATGAAFDNVRVRTVVFDGTVFMADADLRFADMTAAASFAGTKFRGNFTLAARRPRTFVNLAGISVRGTLDISALHRPTLTTVEGARVTQPELTHRCTPDLTIDDRNGCLLLTTDRQPAVVLGRQRHDDGERTGDPRRGECVRDLEDVENLVQATHSLSLTTAIMRAISSYATSQPAPPRLGMLSLLPPLEEPAEHSPQPVWPGA
- a CDS encoding nucleotidyl transferase AbiEii/AbiGii toxin family protein, encoding MPHETEPLHLVLAEIGLRAGGPFGFALAGGHAVAAHGIIDRPSEDVDLFADWQRRADFPTAVDAVIAAFESEGFGVVVDLRLETFARLHVSQAADPGQQHRVELVANWRAQPPVEMQIGPVLHPDDVMAGKMDALYNRAAARDFIDIDAAITRGRYTPKQLCNLASEADAGFDRQYFAQMLGAINRFDDQDFIDYGLEPDQVAAMRERFRTWQAELQTSPQ
- a CDS encoding Ig-like domain-containing protein, whose amino-acid sequence is MPFTVGLAPGVDAAALFERLNVEFYGSIETIAQLNAVQANLYYEPDKYGLGYDKLLDALRADPQVRYAEKEELAYQFPPAAHTLDGSELDIVRLPRVRSGSAPVTVAVIGNGVTPNQELPAERVVAGYDATEIYRRTTDLTGRGTMAAGIIAGDSGICSSCKIMPIRLTLESDTTQSLSDSLARGIVWATDNGAQVITTTAYLHFDTTLIREAVRYATERGVLMVASASTDAHQGRRVFPAGFDDVLAVSAVTTSGQDTMRGNHNTETDRWIDVAAAEGVPAVDHNNESKVLAGVEGSTAVVAGTVALAFASRPGVTAAEVRKAITDTTTTDGVSLPLLNAGTAVYSLTGQDSADPEITSTGLTTDQLITDVMSFRPSAVDDTAVTRMELYVGGDKVATRWNPWQSMNWSPPENFNGRIALTLRAVDVAGRSSSATTTVRVDTAGPAGSIVSPAAGARVRGSVEVVFRGAADVASAEVNGVAMKRAGSDWSATVAPSGGRLVVEATDKDGYRSRFTQTVVVDNDGPAATVNPKQNTRVRGTFTTSLTAVNDASGVAKAELWANGKYLGAGYSKKVATGQSSGNVKLVWKLTDRLGNTRSYTRTVIADNKAPSLSITKAPGDKAKVKGTVQVTVKASDASGIARIELSVNGKVVATDKTAGYVLRVNTDKQKKTMKVRVCAYDKLGNIAYTGTRTWYRR